In Mastomys coucha isolate ucsf_1 unplaced genomic scaffold, UCSF_Mcou_1 pScaffold5, whole genome shotgun sequence, one genomic interval encodes:
- the Smim23 gene encoding small integral membrane protein 23, with the protein MTIQKTGGRGQVAAELLEQRRGSHHCDDRKQTLLALLVLVLYLGTGISGSSWEVSGRNNDCNHFQNPVTSQGFEYQTKEPAEEPLRTLRKWLKTNLHGFLEKLEKEVRELEQLVQDLEFWLDALLGEPYPEDPCFTSKVICEGQVLGPGEQKRR; encoded by the exons ATGACAATCCAGAAGACAGGTGGCAGAGGCCAGGTAGCAGCTGAGCTACTTGAACAGAGAAGAGGCAGCCACCACTGTGATGACAGGAAGCAG ACGCTGTTAGCACTGCTCGTTCTGGTGTTGTACCTGGGCACAGGGATATCAG GAAGCAGCTGGGAAGTGTCAGGACGGAACAATGACTGCAACCACTTTCAGAATCCTGTGACATCCCAG GGCTTTGAATATCAGACCAAGGAACCTGCAGAAGAGCCATTAAGGACCCTCAGGAAGTGGCTGAAGACAAACTTGCATGGATTTTtggagaagctagagaaggaAGTCAGAGAGCTGGAGCAGCTGGTGCAGGACCTGGAATTCTGGCTTGATGCGCTTCTAGGAGAGCCATACCCTGAGGATCCCTGCTTCACCTCAAAGGTCATCTGTGAAGGGCAGGTGCTAGGACCTGGGGAGCAGAAGAGGAGGTGA